The sequence CCAAACTATGAGGAATGGGAGGCTAAAGATGTGCATGTCAAATCTTTGCTCATCAATTCAATGACAAAGGCTGATGTTTGTGTAGTGTGGAACAGCTAAAGAAGTTTGGAATACGATAAAAAAAGAACCATATTGATGTGTCAAATTCTCCTCAAATCTACAAGCTGGTCAAGATATCATTCCAGCCACACCAAAGAGATCGCCCTCTTGCGGAAGAATTTAGTGAGTTGGACACAATTTCTTGTAACTTGATTAGTGTAGGCCAAATGATATGAAATGTCCATAGGATATTGAGAAACTAAGGAAATTTACAGCTACAGATCGGATCTGTGAAGTCTTTTAGGTCTTTACCACAATCTACGTCAAGTTAGTGATCAGAGTTGGGTTTTGGCATATTGATTCAGGGCGAGAGGGCGACTAATCTTATAGTTAACAGACCCACCATATTTATCACTCTAttgccccccccccccccccaaatgTTCATAGGGCTCAGCTCCTATGTCCATCTCAGGGGTTGGAACATCATATTTTCTCTTAGACTCTCCATTTCATCCATCTTGTTTGCACCTATTGCCCCCGATCTTAATTCTATTCTGGAACGTTTATTTCTTAAGTTGTTTAAACATGTTTTGTTTCTAGTTCAAGTGAATTATCAACTTCTGCTAAGGAACATTGCATACCGTTCAAACTAGGTTTCAGTAAAACTCCAACTGATGGCAAGTTAAGCATAGAGAACGGAACTTTTTAATTGCAAGTAAATTAGACTATTGATTCAGaaaacacttccacaaattagaATTTAAATTGGTTTCCGAGACTAAAACTTGATATATACAAGTAACAAACATAGGTTGTTATATTCATATTAGTTCATGTTTTATCACAATTTAGAATAAAAGAAGAATATTTcaaagaaacacaattaaattACAAACTAATGCAAAATGTACCAAATAACATGCATCTAAGTTTCCACGTGAGATGTTTAAAACAATATTATAGGCAGTAAGTGAAATGTACCATTTGCTTCTTAATGAGTTCATCCCTTTCATGCTCAGAGATATTAGCGATAAAAGTAAAATAGAAGTTTCCACTTTCCAGCACTCTTGATCCCCTCTCCCACCCAGCTTTCTTACTGCAGTGCATTGCCAAACAATAGACAGAGAAGATATGCACAAAGAGACTCTTAACTAAAGCAGCACAAGTCTTGCAAGAACCTGGGAAAAAGAATGATAAAAACAACCAGAGCATTAAAAGTTCAAGATATTCAATAGCTAAAATGTTATCTTATAACCCTGAACTGGGTATTATCATTATCAATTCACAAATATCAATCCACATCGAGTCAATGCGACATACGACTACTCTATACTTAAATAATTGACTCGAGGTtataagataaaattttataaaatattgaaagcaCAAAAAACGTGTAAAGTCGAtgtcatataattaaattagtcAATGGGAAAAGCATTTATCAACTTTGTCCTGTTTGTATAGAATGCTTCCTTAGATAAACTGTGCAGCACATCACCGACTAGTTCTGTGAATAAGAGATGGATACTTGGTAAATTAAGCCGAGATCAAATGCAATATAAAGATGTGGCTACTTTACTTTTCTGCTCGTACCTTTGGCAAAACTTAAGACTATATCAAATGTCGTAGCACACCAAAATGTGGAGACGGAAGTATACATATTCTTCAATCCCGCGTCATTGAAAAGGCTTCATAGCATTCATAAACCAAAAAAACATGGGCTAATTATTTGATCCATGCCTCTCTCTTGGAAACTAATGGCTGATACTTTTTCGGTTTACAAGAACTTTTCTTGCAGGAACAGGTTGTCCCATCTAATACGAAATACAATTGCTGATTCTTTAAAAACTTTATGCGGCATCATTCAGAATAATCAAGAATTACTTCGTCTTAATTTTGACTAAtgaatatataacaaaaatcaacaaacaaataaatgttatggaatttgaagatgaagaaaaattatttttctatcCGAAGAATTTCAAAGAAACACACAAATTTGCAGTCTTAGATATAGGATGAGGAATAACTAACACAGTCATTCAGTATGACATATAAAAACAGGAAACAAGCACAAAATAACAACATTTGCATATCAAGGaatgaaacaaaaatcaaatccACCATTTTAACGCATTTCATGATAGTAGGATGGTAACCCCTTCCTTTCCACCtactttatgaaaatattaaagcACCGATATTATTACCAAGTCTATAAACATGACCTTATATTAGAGTAAGAATTATACCTTTTGCAAGAGTACAAAATTAGAACTACATGTATGCTTCTCATGGTCATCATAAACTAACAATATTTTGGTAGAGTGAGAACAACTTAGATATTTTACAAACACTCTAACAGCTTTGAAATAACACGAAGGAAATCAAAAGAAAGATACAATGTGAACTTTAATAGGCATGTTTCCACACACCTGAGTCATTCTGTTTTGAGTTGTTGATGAAAAAAGGATGCTTACAATTGAGGTGACATTGCAAAATGTTGGCAAACTCCGGATAAGGCGGTTCCGTACCACATGTCAACCATTGCCAACCTGcagaattatttcaaatataaaacaaaacatatgcacaataataaaaaacaaaagaatagcAAGCAGGTCCTTACATTAGACATCATACAAACACGGTACCTCATAGATGGTCAAGAAAGTTAATGgagtttatttttcaatatcCTTAGTAAGCCCCAGCCGCCATCCAAACATAAAGACGTTTAATTAGAACATTTTTCATCAAAAAGGGAAGTTGACATAAAGTTCCAGAAAAAATATCAACGAGAGTAAAACAGAGAAAGGCAAGAAAGAGAAGCAGCGAACGTAATATGTATTAATACATTATAAGCAACAATCCAGTCCATCCACAATATATGATTGCCATAAGCCattataaagaaaaatgaaCAAAGAATCCTCGATTGCATCCTTCCCCACAAATGATACAACCAAATATTGCATTATTTTCTAAATTAGCATATGACTATAAATGGAAAATACTTTGGAAATGATCTTCCAAggaacatataataaaatatattttactctATGCATGTAATATGATATACCTCATTCAAGGAAAAGCTGACTTCAGCAATGATTTCACACCTGGAGCAGTAAAAAACATCAATAAAGAAAGCCCAAGCAGATtccttcaaatcaaataaaaaattggtgAGAAGAGTCTTAAGCATATTCCATCAAATGAAATACACAATAGGTCAGAAGTTAAAATGAATAACAAAGAAACTAGACGGCATTTGTGcacataaaaaataagttataaCCGATAAAAGAGTAAAACATCATAGTGTTTGTTTCAGCATCAAATTATTACagtttcaaatcatatcaaattgaaTTCTTTTGGTACTGCAACGTCCAGAACAGAACATCATAAGAATGCTCCAAAGTTGCAGTGTTATAATTCTGCAAGACCCTAACAAGAAAAAAATAGTTTTCTACAGGTACCAAAAGAAATCATTTTGAAATGAAGgcaaaaagaaaaacagaaaacaGAAGCTCTCCTCTCCTTCGATGAAGAGGTATTgatattaaacaaattaaaagaaTAAGAAAATATGAATGCATCCACCACACAGGGAAGAGACAAATAGAGTACAGGAACACAAATTGGCACTGGATGTGCTCATTTGATCAAGCTCCTTGCTCATCACATGATTATTCACATCCACGTATTGTTCTAATAAAAGAGAACCGTCATCCACAGCCCTAGTTAAACTTACTTGCAACTTCCCATAGCAAATAAGACAATCCTGTTGATGAAGGACAAATTAGAAGTATTGCAAACGTTTTACTACAAATCAAAAAATCAATTCAGTATTGCTCAAGATACATTTAGACTTTGATCATGAGCCGCAAACCAGTACCGAAACACAAAATGATTTACTGCTTGATGAATTTCCATGGATTTGCCACCTAAATTTGGTCCTATCCTCTGATAAATATGTATTGATGCACTCCACAAGTTTGCGAGAAATTTTTCCCTCATCCGTAACatgcaaaaggaaaaaaattatccaTTTGTCAATTATTGCAATAGCATAACTATAAGAAATCTGTAAGGTGGAACATGACTAAAAAAACATCGATGTGTTACCTTGCATGAGAAAAAATTCCAACAAAGCCCAAAATAATGTTATCTTGAAGATCATCGGGAGTATCTCCAGTCGGGTTTTCAAAAGTGGATGAAGTGTCAAGGTGGAGCAGAAAACCTCTTCTTTTGGGTTCAATCGACCGACATTTTCTGCACTCAGACATGTTTCCATGTAGAGAAGCACAAGATCTGTCCATGATTGGCACAACATAATGAGAACAGAACTTTACGACATTTTAAAGCAAGGATCCATTTGCTGACAAGCAACTATATACTCTTGGATCACTTTTCCAAGATAAAGTAGTATCTAGATCCGACTTACCAGATTATTAAAACTtgatgtttattattttatgttatgtAGATGTTCTtcatattaaatcaaataatttaaaatattttaaaaattttaacacaATTAAGAAACAAAAAAGAGTAAAAGAAAGTGTTTCAGTGCTATTGAATTAGCTATGCACAATCTTGTTGCTCCAACTTGAAAC comes from Primulina huaijiensis isolate GDHJ02 chromosome 2, ASM1229523v2, whole genome shotgun sequence and encodes:
- the LOC140963030 gene encoding serine/threonine-protein kinase ATM-like, whose translation is MDRSCASLHGNMSECRKCRSIEPKRRGFLLHLDTSSTFENPTGDTPDDLQDNIILGFVGIFSHAREKFLANLWSASIHIYQRIGPNLGGKSMEIHQAVNHFVFRYWFAAHDQSLNDCLICYGKLQESAWAFFIDVFYCSRCEIIAEVSFSLNEVGNGWHVIWNRLMRSLPTFCNVTSIVSIFFHQQLKTE